The Crocosphaera subtropica ATCC 51142 genome includes a window with the following:
- a CDS encoding S8 family peptidase: MTNYDVFFDNNGKRIDGSGYAVVIIDTGIDLNHPFFGPDLDKNNVADRIVYHYDFASTPLENFSDPTSNDDNNASDPNRHGSHVASIAASSDPTYTGIAPGVNIIALKVFDNNNKANLYDIEQALQWVVDNHDTYNIASVNMSLSNGRNYQSPWFFGNIIDDELQALVNNDVIVVSAAGNTGEDGVSYPAASINSLAVSAVNNKGEIASFSQHHPDLTDVFAPGVGITAANNNGGTTTLSGTSMSAPHVTGAIAVAQQLAVQELGYKLPLNSIIDETTGEVIKLGIRELLAQGDNVVNQPQYEGKLLNIEKLGNAILEMSASSEAIDTSSIELKDAVEDTPIDNNAVIAEIGQITNLNHESQTISLNHNFINPVIFAQPLSYNGPDPSTIRITDIQSDRFTVQLQETTLIRGKSHNGYHTTERFSFLVVEQGRWELSDGTIIEVGNVTTDATTTSTWETINFNHNFTNTPVVLTQVQTDNDPTFVRTRQKNATNHGFEVALEEEEAFKFTGHGSETIAWLAISPGQGNWDGKGFIAGNTGDKVTHNWHSIDFGNHFSNAPKFLGNIATFDGPDPSGLRYKNLTNGNVQIMVEEDTSNDSETNHTTENINFLAIEGNGNFNGSAVDPLTGLSHSQTQTINGKIYALGNESESFYDNYGQQDYAEIVDFDMAQDIIQLHGTANNYYLGSSPFKANDQGIFLKVAGMEDELIGIVKNATNLDLNSHHFIFVS; encoded by the coding sequence ATGACTAATTATGATGTTTTTTTCGATAATAACGGCAAGCGTATTGATGGATCTGGCTATGCTGTCGTCATTATAGACACGGGAATAGATTTAAACCATCCTTTTTTTGGTCCTGATCTTGATAAGAATAATGTAGCGGATCGGATTGTTTACCATTATGATTTTGCTTCTACTCCATTAGAAAATTTTAGCGATCCTACCAGTAATGATGATAATAATGCTAGTGATCCTAATAGGCATGGAAGTCATGTGGCCAGCATTGCTGCTTCAAGCGATCCGACCTATACAGGGATAGCACCTGGGGTTAACATTATTGCTCTCAAAGTTTTTGATAATAATAATAAAGCCAATCTTTATGATATTGAACAGGCTTTACAATGGGTGGTGGATAACCATGATACCTATAATATTGCTAGTGTGAATATGTCCCTTAGTAATGGACGGAACTATCAATCTCCCTGGTTTTTTGGCAATATCATTGATGATGAGTTACAAGCGTTAGTTAATAATGATGTGATTGTGGTTTCTGCTGCGGGTAATACAGGAGAAGATGGCGTTTCCTATCCAGCAGCAAGTATCAATTCTTTAGCGGTTTCTGCTGTTAATAATAAAGGTGAAATTGCTAGTTTTTCCCAACATCATCCTGATTTAACTGACGTTTTTGCTCCTGGGGTGGGTATTACAGCAGCTAATAATAATGGAGGAACGACGACCCTATCAGGAACCAGTATGTCTGCTCCCCATGTGACTGGAGCGATCGCCGTAGCGCAACAGTTAGCGGTGCAAGAGTTGGGATACAAATTACCCCTAAACAGCATTATTGATGAAACCACAGGGGAAGTTATTAAACTGGGGATTAGAGAGTTACTTGCACAAGGGGACAATGTTGTTAATCAACCCCAATACGAAGGGAAATTATTAAACATCGAAAAATTAGGGAACGCCATCTTAGAAATGTCAGCTTCTTCAGAAGCTATCGACACATCATCAATTGAACTCAAAGACGCAGTTGAAGACACTCCTATTGATAATAATGCTGTCATTGCCGAAATTGGACAAATTACTAATTTAAACCATGAAAGTCAAACCATTTCCCTGAATCATAACTTTATTAACCCTGTTATTTTTGCTCAACCCTTATCCTATAATGGTCCAGATCCTTCGACCATAAGAATTACCGATATTCAAAGCGATCGCTTTACCGTGCAACTTCAAGAGACAACTTTAATTAGGGGTAAATCTCATAATGGTTACCATACAACAGAAAGGTTTAGTTTTTTAGTGGTTGAACAGGGACGATGGGAACTGTCTGATGGCACAATTATCGAGGTAGGCAACGTCACAACAGATGCAACCACCACCTCAACTTGGGAAACGATTAACTTCAATCACAACTTTACTAATACCCCTGTGGTTTTAACTCAAGTTCAAACCGATAATGATCCAACCTTTGTGCGAACCCGTCAAAAGAATGCCACTAATCATGGATTTGAAGTGGCTTTAGAAGAAGAAGAAGCATTTAAGTTCACTGGACATGGTTCAGAAACTATTGCTTGGTTAGCGATTTCTCCCGGTCAAGGAAATTGGGATGGTAAGGGGTTTATAGCAGGTAATACTGGAGATAAGGTTACCCATAACTGGCATAGTATTGATTTTGGCAATCATTTCAGCAATGCTCCTAAATTCTTAGGCAATATTGCCACTTTTGATGGTCCCGATCCTTCAGGATTAAGATATAAAAACCTCACTAATGGCAATGTTCAAATCATGGTTGAAGAAGATACTAGCAACGACAGTGAAACCAATCATACGACTGAAAATATCAATTTCTTAGCTATAGAAGGAAATGGTAACTTCAATGGATCTGCTGTTGATCCTTTAACGGGATTGAGTCATTCTCAAACTCAGACTATCAATGGAAAGATTTATGCTCTAGGAAATGAAAGTGAATCGTTTTATGATAACTATGGACAACAAGATTATGCAGAAATTGTTGATTTTGATATGGCTCAAGATATAATTCAATTACATGGCACAGCTAATAACTACTATCTGGGTTCTTCTCCCTTTAAAGCTAATGATCAAGGAATTTTTCTCAAAGTTGCTGGCATGGAAGATGAATTAATTGGTATTGTAAAAAATGCAACCAATTTAGATTTAAACAGTCATCATTTTATTTTCGTTTCATGA
- the dxs gene encoding 1-deoxy-D-xylulose-5-phosphate synthase, protein MNLSDITHPNQLHGLSNRQLEDIARQIREKHLQTIAASGGHLGPGLGVVELTIALYQTLDLDRDKVIWDVGHQAYPHKMLTGRYHRFHTLRQKDGIAGYLKRCESNFDHFGAGHASTSISAGLGMALARDAKGEDYKVVSIIGDGALTGGMALEAINHAGHLPHTNLMVVLNDNEMSISPNVGAISRYLNKVRLSDPVQFLSDNLEEQFKHLPFFGESLTPEMERVKEGMKRLAMPKVGAVIEELGFKYFGPIDGHNLEELISTFKQAHKAGGPVFVHVATVKGKGYELAEKDQVGYHAQSPFNLATGKAIPSNKPKPPSYSKVFAHTLTTLAQNDPKIIGITAAMATGTGLDKLHAKLPKQYIDVGIAEQHAVTLSAGLACEGMRPVVAIYSTFLQRAYDQVLHDVCIQNLPVFFCLDRAGIVGADGPTHQGLYDIAYLRCIPNLTIMAPKDEAELQRMVVTGINHTDGPIAMRYPRGSGVGVPLMEEGWEPVSIGKGEILRNGDDVLLVGYGTMVHQSLQVAEILKEHGIEATVVNARFVKPLDTELIVPLAQRIGKVVTLEEGCLMGGFGSAVAEALLDHDVVVPIKRFGVPDKLVDHAKPDESKADLGLTSPQIAEEIRQLFFNTPQPSAVS, encoded by the coding sequence ATGAATTTAAGTGATATTACTCATCCCAACCAGCTACATGGTTTATCAAATCGACAACTAGAAGATATTGCCCGTCAGATTCGAGAAAAGCATTTACAGACCATCGCTGCAAGTGGAGGACATCTAGGACCTGGGTTAGGAGTAGTAGAGTTAACCATTGCTCTTTATCAAACCCTTGATCTAGATCGAGATAAAGTCATCTGGGATGTGGGTCATCAAGCCTATCCCCATAAGATGTTAACAGGTCGTTATCATCGTTTTCATACCCTACGGCAAAAAGACGGCATTGCTGGCTACCTAAAACGTTGTGAAAGTAATTTTGACCATTTCGGGGCCGGACACGCTTCTACAAGCATTTCTGCCGGGCTAGGGATGGCATTGGCTAGAGATGCAAAAGGAGAAGATTATAAGGTTGTCTCTATCATTGGGGATGGGGCGTTAACCGGTGGCATGGCCTTAGAAGCTATTAACCACGCAGGACATTTACCCCATACAAATTTAATGGTGGTGCTAAACGATAATGAAATGTCCATTTCTCCCAATGTGGGGGCTATTTCTCGCTATCTCAACAAAGTCCGTCTCAGTGATCCGGTGCAGTTTCTCTCAGACAACCTCGAAGAACAATTTAAGCATTTACCGTTCTTTGGAGAGTCTTTAACCCCAGAAATGGAACGGGTTAAGGAAGGGATGAAACGCCTAGCTATGCCTAAAGTTGGGGCGGTGATTGAAGAATTGGGCTTTAAGTATTTTGGACCTATCGACGGCCATAACTTGGAAGAGTTAATTAGTACCTTCAAACAAGCGCACAAAGCAGGTGGTCCTGTCTTCGTTCATGTGGCCACGGTGAAAGGAAAAGGCTATGAACTCGCAGAAAAGGATCAGGTGGGCTACCATGCTCAAAGTCCCTTTAATTTAGCAACGGGTAAGGCAATTCCCTCTAATAAACCTAAACCTCCTAGCTATTCCAAAGTTTTCGCCCATACTTTGACGACCCTGGCGCAAAATGATCCTAAGATTATTGGCATCACTGCAGCGATGGCCACCGGAACCGGACTCGATAAACTTCATGCTAAACTGCCAAAACAATATATCGATGTCGGTATCGCTGAACAACACGCAGTAACGTTATCGGCCGGTTTAGCTTGTGAAGGAATGCGGCCAGTAGTGGCGATTTACTCCACGTTCTTACAACGGGCTTATGATCAAGTGTTACATGATGTGTGTATCCAAAATCTCCCCGTCTTCTTCTGTTTAGACAGGGCTGGTATTGTCGGGGCCGATGGACCAACCCACCAAGGACTTTACGACATCGCCTATTTACGTTGTATTCCTAATCTAACGATTATGGCCCCGAAAGATGAGGCAGAATTACAGCGCATGGTGGTAACTGGCATCAATCATACCGATGGACCGATCGCCATGCGTTATCCTCGCGGTAGTGGTGTGGGTGTTCCCTTGATGGAAGAGGGTTGGGAACCTGTCTCCATCGGTAAAGGAGAAATTCTTCGCAATGGCGATGATGTGCTTCTGGTTGGTTACGGAACCATGGTTCATCAATCTTTACAAGTGGCCGAAATTCTCAAGGAACATGGAATTGAAGCAACGGTGGTCAATGCCCGTTTCGTTAAACCGTTGGATACGGAGTTAATTGTGCCATTAGCCCAGCGTATTGGTAAAGTCGTCACCTTAGAGGAAGGCTGTTTAATGGGTGGTTTTGGTTCGGCTGTGGCTGAAGCGTTACTGGATCATGACGTAGTGGTTCCGATTAAACGGTTTGGGGTTCCTGATAAATTAGTGGATCACGCTAAACCGGATGAGTCAAAGGCTGATTTAGGGTTAACCAGTCCTCAAATTGCTGAGGAAATTCGACAACTTTTCTTTAACACACCTCAACCTTCTGCGGTGAGTTAA
- a CDS encoding glycosyltransferase family 39 protein, which produces MLKLQSSSKQWINQLSQVNDWVLLSVWVIIGGLLRFTNLAAKPPWTDEFATMVFSLGNDFRSVPLNQVISLDTLLQPLRINGDAGIKDVVSLLLQEDNHPPLYFVLVHLWVKLFPNMGEYADVWVMRSLPAFLGILSIPGVYFLGKIAFRSRLVGQISAALMAVSPFGIFLAQEARHYTLAILFVIASLLCLIIVVRHLYEQSIIPLWLVITWILVNSFGLSVHYFFVLTLMAEAITLAILIYAKFKHNFLQFNKRNLIRVFAVILGTSTTGLVWMFLVIPQGYGNNMITWIHPLSHILYAISPPFQLLAVWVPMISLLPVESDSIAIVILSGLLLLLFFIWFIPYSIRGIKKGLQFNQFRLSLLILMTFISGVIALFLIITYVIGVDLTRAARYSFTYFPAVIVLVGASLGILWHEIKPENRQLQAKETINPLILLRKLYDKLNSNGQLAFYAVWFMGFIGAVTVLVNLGYQKYYRPEQFISVIKEHSSQPVLIATTHKSLVQIGEMMGIALELKEAEGVFQQNNQNELDDISFLLINQTKNNDPQSTKNLQEAVNNLAKPLEVWTVNFNAEVELNNCEIDTKKYPYIDGYGYQRYLCD; this is translated from the coding sequence GTGTTAAAACTTCAATCGTCTTCTAAACAGTGGATAAACCAGTTATCCCAGGTCAATGATTGGGTATTATTAAGTGTGTGGGTAATTATTGGTGGTCTTCTCCGCTTTACAAATTTGGCCGCTAAACCCCCTTGGACTGACGAATTTGCCACAATGGTGTTTAGTTTAGGAAATGATTTTCGCTCAGTTCCTCTGAATCAGGTTATTTCATTGGATACCCTTTTGCAACCGCTTCGTATTAATGGGGACGCAGGGATAAAGGATGTTGTTTCTTTGTTGTTACAGGAAGATAATCATCCTCCTTTGTATTTTGTTTTAGTTCATTTGTGGGTTAAATTATTTCCTAATATGGGGGAATATGCAGATGTTTGGGTTATGCGATCGCTTCCGGCTTTTTTAGGTATTTTATCCATTCCGGGGGTCTATTTTTTAGGAAAAATTGCCTTTCGTTCTCGTTTAGTGGGACAAATTAGCGCAGCTTTAATGGCGGTTTCTCCTTTTGGGATTTTTTTGGCACAAGAAGCCCGTCACTATACATTAGCTATTTTATTTGTTATTGCTTCTTTACTCTGTTTAATTATTGTCGTTAGACATCTTTATGAACAATCAATTATTCCTTTATGGTTAGTTATTACCTGGATATTGGTTAATAGTTTTGGGTTATCGGTTCATTATTTTTTTGTTTTAACCCTCATGGCAGAAGCTATCACTTTAGCTATTCTTATTTACGCTAAATTTAAACACAATTTTTTACAATTCAATAAACGAAATTTAATCCGTGTTTTCGCCGTTATTTTAGGAACATCAACTACAGGGTTAGTTTGGATGTTTTTAGTAATTCCTCAAGGTTACGGTAACAATATGATCACTTGGATTCATCCTTTGAGTCATATTTTGTATGCCATTAGTCCCCCATTCCAATTATTAGCGGTTTGGGTTCCTATGATTTCTTTATTACCAGTTGAATCTGATTCTATTGCTATTGTTATTCTTTCTGGTTTGCTCCTACTATTATTCTTTATTTGGTTCATCCCTTATAGTATTCGAGGGATTAAAAAGGGATTACAGTTCAATCAATTTCGTCTTTCCCTATTAATTTTAATGACATTTATCAGTGGAGTTATTGCTTTATTTCTTATCATTACTTATGTGATCGGCGTTGACTTAACCCGTGCAGCCCGTTATAGTTTTACTTACTTTCCTGCTGTTATCGTTCTCGTGGGAGCAAGTTTAGGGATTTTATGGCATGAAATTAAACCAGAAAATAGACAATTGCAAGCAAAAGAAACAATTAATCCCCTAATTTTACTCAGAAAATTGTATGATAAATTAAACAGTAATGGTCAATTAGCTTTTTATGCTGTTTGGTTTATGGGGTTTATCGGTGCCGTCACAGTTCTTGTTAATTTAGGGTATCAAAAATATTATCGTCCCGAACAATTTATCTCAGTGATTAAAGAACATTCATCTCAACCTGTTCTGATTGCTACTACCCATAAAAGTTTGGTGCAAATAGGAGAAATGATGGGAATAGCATTAGAGTTAAAGGAGGCAGAAGGTGTATTTCAACAAAATAATCAAAATGAATTAGATGATATTTCTTTCTTATTGATTAATCAAACAAAAAATAATGATCCGCAATCAACTAAAAATCTCCAAGAAGCAGTTAATAATTTAGCTAAACCCCTAGAAGTTTGGACAGTCAACTTTAATGCAGAAGTTGAATTAAATAATTGTGAAATTGATACAAAAAAATATCCATATATCGATGGTTATGGATATCAAAGATATCTTTGTGATTAA
- a CDS encoding sodium:solute symporter family protein gives MQLIDWIIILIYLFGTMALGLLLSHQETDTYDEDDEPKSLVNNLLAGRNLPWWLAGTSMAATTFSIDTPLYICGVVASRGIAGNWEWWSFGIAHIVLIYVFAGLWRRSEMVTDAELTELRYSGSTAALLRGIKAFLFAVPINCIGIGYAMLAMVKVVDALNLWQSLGFDPGEATKLWTVIALSIFVLIYTGVSGLWGVVVTDFFQFFLGLFGATLVAIIAVNDAGGIHQLIPDVQEITNFDVLSFIPISHNGGLSFTWNDAAGITATTFSAYLFVQWWSFRRSDGGGEFVQRLLAVKGETEEAAKKEAEKATWFFNILNYIVRTWPWIVTALAAMVLLPNLEDAELAYPTLMLTYLPSVVLGLVVASLIAAFMSTISTSINWGASYLTNDLYRRFLRPQATDQELTNAVRLASVLVTVLGSIAAFYATDVRTVFRLVIAIGTGPGLVLILRWFWWRINAAAELSAMVTGFFIGLITTINPDINNIFPDFGFRLLAISVLTAVVWITVMYLTPPEDEETLLNFYTKVRPGGIGWQRQQYKTGLQPAQNLKNDVLKVLAAILVMFGIMFAIGGFLLLQSITGFVSLTIAVIGGFWLRKLNKKKVLPIARPGLDDIY, from the coding sequence ATGCAGCTTATAGATTGGATTATTATCTTAATTTATCTCTTTGGGACGATGGCTTTAGGCTTATTGTTGTCCCATCAAGAGACGGATACCTATGACGAAGACGATGAACCCAAAAGTTTAGTTAATAACCTCCTTGCTGGCAGAAACCTCCCTTGGTGGTTAGCCGGAACCAGTATGGCCGCTACGACTTTTTCTATCGACACTCCTTTATACATTTGTGGTGTGGTAGCCTCTAGGGGAATTGCCGGAAACTGGGAATGGTGGAGTTTTGGCATTGCCCATATTGTCCTCATTTACGTCTTTGCCGGGCTATGGAGGCGGTCGGAAATGGTCACGGACGCTGAATTAACAGAATTACGTTACAGTGGGTCCACAGCAGCCCTTTTACGGGGAATCAAAGCCTTTTTATTCGCTGTTCCTATCAACTGTATTGGTATTGGTTACGCCATGTTAGCTATGGTTAAGGTGGTGGATGCGTTAAATTTATGGCAAAGTTTGGGGTTTGATCCTGGAGAAGCCACTAAACTGTGGACTGTGATTGCTTTAAGTATATTTGTCCTCATTTATACAGGGGTTTCGGGACTTTGGGGTGTGGTTGTTACGGACTTTTTTCAATTTTTCTTAGGACTGTTTGGGGCGACATTGGTAGCAATTATTGCGGTGAATGATGCAGGAGGAATACACCAATTAATCCCTGATGTTCAAGAAATCACTAATTTTGATGTTTTATCGTTTATTCCTATTAGTCATAATGGGGGTTTAAGCTTTACTTGGAATGATGCTGCTGGTATTACAGCGACTACATTTTCAGCTTATCTATTTGTGCAATGGTGGTCGTTTCGTCGTAGCGATGGCGGTGGGGAATTTGTTCAAAGGTTATTAGCGGTTAAAGGAGAAACGGAAGAAGCTGCGAAAAAAGAAGCAGAAAAAGCCACTTGGTTTTTTAACATTCTGAACTACATTGTTAGGACTTGGCCATGGATTGTTACGGCATTAGCTGCGATGGTTTTATTACCAAATTTAGAAGATGCTGAACTGGCTTATCCTACCCTGATGTTAACTTATTTACCTTCAGTGGTTTTAGGGTTAGTGGTAGCGTCTTTAATTGCTGCTTTTATGAGTACCATTTCTACATCGATTAATTGGGGGGCTTCTTATTTAACTAATGATTTATATCGTCGTTTTTTACGTCCCCAAGCGACTGATCAAGAGTTAACCAATGCAGTAAGATTAGCATCGGTTTTAGTGACAGTTTTAGGATCAATTGCTGCGTTTTATGCCACGGATGTTCGTACGGTATTCCGATTAGTGATTGCCATTGGAACAGGTCCAGGACTGGTTTTAATTTTACGCTGGTTTTGGTGGCGAATTAATGCAGCAGCAGAGTTATCAGCAATGGTTACAGGGTTTTTTATTGGATTAATAACCACTATTAATCCTGACATTAATAACATTTTCCCTGACTTTGGTTTCCGATTATTAGCCATTTCTGTTCTGACAGCAGTGGTATGGATAACAGTTATGTATTTAACCCCTCCTGAAGACGAAGAAACCCTCTTAAATTTTTACACAAAAGTTCGTCCTGGGGGCATCGGTTGGCAACGTCAACAATATAAAACAGGCTTACAACCAGCACAGAATTTGAAGAATGATGTCTTAAAAGTATTAGCAGCCATTTTAGTGATGTTTGGCATTATGTTCGCCATTGGTGGCTTTTTATTGCTACAATCTATTACTGGTTTTGTATCATTAACCATTGCTGTGATTGGAGGATTTTGGTTACGGAAGTTAAATAAGAAAAAGGTTTTACCTATAGCCAGACCAGGGTTAGATGATATTTATTAA
- a CDS encoding Uma2 family endonuclease, with protein sequence MQTIQTPQQLRLWTVKEYHYLTKIGVLHPTEKLELLEGQIVRMAAKGTSHTVATRRTAKLLENLLNNQAAIYTQDPITLNDYSEPEPDIIVVIPDSLDYFEHHPKPSDIHLIIEVADSSLEYDLTIKSEAYAKSNIKEYWVLDVNERQLHIFRQPTSEGYKNCFILTEEEEINLSHFSQIRLSIQAMLPPKI encoded by the coding sequence ATGCAAACCATACAAACTCCCCAACAACTTCGTCTATGGACTGTTAAAGAATATCATTATCTCACTAAAATCGGGGTATTGCATCCAACGGAAAAATTAGAATTATTAGAAGGACAAATTGTTCGTATGGCAGCTAAAGGAACTTCTCATACAGTTGCAACAAGACGAACTGCGAAACTGTTAGAAAATTTGCTAAATAATCAAGCTGCTATTTATACGCAAGATCCCATTACTTTAAATGATTATTCAGAACCTGAACCCGATATTATTGTGGTGATTCCTGACTCCTTAGATTATTTTGAACATCATCCAAAACCTTCAGATATTCATTTAATTATTGAAGTTGCTGATAGTAGTTTAGAGTATGATTTAACCATCAAATCTGAAGCTTATGCTAAGTCAAATATTAAAGAGTATTGGGTATTAGATGTTAATGAAAGACAGTTACACATTTTTCGTCAACCCACTTCAGAAGGATATAAAAATTGCTTTATCTTAACAGAAGAAGAAGAGATTAATTTATCACACTTTTCTCAGATTCGTTTATCAATTCAAGCTATGTTACCACCCAAAATCTAA
- a CDS encoding Uma2 family endonuclease — protein MLLTLKQLEIPPGDRLILTALKWQDYEEILEELGEHRSIRLSYSQGTLEIMTPLFIHENTKVLIGDLIRILLDELNLDYEAAGSTTFKSQIMDQGGEPDESFYIDNCTKIRGKERINLDNDPPPDLAIEIDITNRTLFNNYEALGVPELWRYNGQRLEINILQGGRYIIKDQSYLFPQFNLIQKIPETLKIAQTIGSAKALKQFRQWVKQTIT, from the coding sequence ATGTTATTGACTTTAAAACAATTAGAAATACCTCCCGGCGATCGCTTAATATTAACTGCCTTAAAATGGCAAGATTATGAGGAAATTTTAGAAGAATTAGGAGAACATCGAAGTATTCGTTTATCCTATAGTCAGGGTACTTTAGAAATTATGACCCCTTTATTTATTCATGAAAATACTAAGGTTTTAATAGGGGATTTAATTAGAATTCTTCTGGATGAATTAAACTTAGATTATGAAGCAGCCGGATCAACAACTTTCAAAAGTCAAATAATGGATCAAGGGGGTGAACCTGATGAGTCTTTTTACATTGATAATTGTACAAAAATTCGAGGCAAAGAAAGAATCAATTTAGATAACGATCCACCTCCTGATTTAGCGATTGAAATTGATATAACTAATCGTACTTTATTTAATAATTATGAAGCGTTAGGAGTTCCTGAACTATGGCGATATAATGGACAAAGATTAGAGATTAATATTTTACAAGGTGGTCGATATATTATCAAAGATCAAAGTTATCTATTTCCACAATTTAATCTTATTCAAAAAATCCCAGAAACTTTAAAAATAGCCCAAACAATAGGTAGCGCAAAAGCTTTAAAACAGTTTAGACAATGGGTAAAGCAAACAATAACATAA
- a CDS encoding DegT/DnrJ/EryC1/StrS family aminotransferase: MADFIPVNEPLLDGNEKKYLNECIDTGWISSEGPFVKKFEAEFAQTVGRKHAITVCNGSVALDAAVVALNIQAGDEVILPTFTIISCGAAIVRAGGIPIVVDCDPVTWNMDVNQIEAKITPKTKAIMVVHIYGLPVDMKPVLEIAKKHGLKIIEDAAEMHGQTYRGQPCGGFGDISTFSFYPNKHVTTGEGGMIVTDDDSLAEKCRSLRNLCFQPQRRFIHEELGWNFRFTNLQAAVGLAQLERLPEFVQRKRKMGAIYTELLSDIPQLELPLVKTDYADNIYWVYGMVLKDEVPFDAAEAMERLRKKSIGTRPFFWGMHEQPVFHKMGLLKDVSCPVSERLSRRGFYIPSGLALTEEQMQQVAMAVKELFN, from the coding sequence ATGGCTGACTTTATTCCTGTTAATGAACCTTTACTCGATGGTAATGAAAAAAAATATTTAAACGAATGCATTGATACGGGGTGGATTTCTTCAGAAGGGCCTTTTGTGAAAAAGTTTGAAGCAGAATTTGCTCAAACCGTTGGTAGAAAACACGCCATTACTGTCTGTAATGGTTCTGTTGCTTTAGATGCTGCTGTGGTTGCTTTAAACATCCAAGCAGGGGATGAAGTCATTTTACCCACGTTTACTATCATATCCTGTGGTGCAGCTATTGTCAGGGCGGGAGGTATTCCAATAGTAGTAGACTGTGACCCCGTTACCTGGAATATGGATGTTAATCAAATAGAAGCTAAAATTACCCCCAAGACAAAAGCGATTATGGTGGTGCATATATATGGCCTACCAGTTGATATGAAACCTGTGTTAGAAATTGCCAAGAAACATGGCTTAAAAATTATCGAAGATGCAGCAGAAATGCACGGACAAACTTACAGGGGTCAACCTTGCGGTGGTTTTGGGGATATTAGTACCTTCAGCTTCTATCCTAACAAGCACGTTACCACAGGAGAAGGAGGAATGATTGTCACCGATGATGATAGTTTAGCGGAAAAATGTCGCTCCTTACGAAACCTTTGTTTTCAACCTCAAAGACGATTTATTCATGAAGAATTAGGCTGGAATTTTCGCTTTACAAACTTACAAGCTGCGGTAGGGTTAGCACAATTAGAAAGATTACCAGAATTTGTGCAACGAAAGCGCAAAATGGGGGCAATTTATACTGAACTCTTATCAGATATTCCTCAATTAGAATTACCCTTAGTTAAAACCGATTATGCAGATAATATTTATTGGGTTTATGGGATGGTTTTAAAAGATGAAGTTCCCTTTGATGCAGCAGAAGCAATGGAACGGTTACGGAAGAAAAGCATAGGGACTCGTCCCTTTTTCTGGGGGATGCACGAACAGCCGGTATTCCATAAAATGGGATTATTAAAAGACGTTTCTTGTCCAGTGTCAGAAAGATTATCCCGTCGAGGGTTTTATATTCCTAGTGGGTTAGCATTAACAGAAGAACAAATGCAACAAGTGGCAATGGCTGTTAAAGAACTGTTTAATTAA